The genomic interval cccctttaaaaaaaatgcagtgCTTGTGGAACACGATTGAGGTATGCTGCCTTTGAGGTCTCTACTACAGCATCAAATGGGAACGTCCCTCAACCATTCAACCTATAGGCAATAGGCTTACTTCTGGGAGAGTAAAAAGTGTTTGCCTTTGGTTATTGAGGAGAATGATGCCTGCATCAAGCAAAACATAATCATGTCCTTTTTATATTGAACAATCGCTTTTAACCCACAATGACAGCATTAGCTGCAGTTGTGTTTCCTTTGAATAATGTTAACACTTTGCAGTCCAACCCTAGCCAACAAAGCAGTGTCTGAAAGATTCCTTAATGTCTTTAGACCGGATTTGGCATTTCACCACAGAGGTGTTTTCAAATCACTGAAAAAAGAAAGACGAAAGATGAATGGAGAAAACGTTCAGTTTTCTTTTTGATGTAGAGGCCACTTGGAACCCCTTGCGGGCCCCCCTGCTGCGAATGTGTCTGGGGGTACGGGGGGCTTCTGAATGTAGTGCACAGGTCAAAACTAGATCTTTTAATTGTTCCACGAGTTATGTATAGCCTATAGTTATAAAACATGGACACTGACTGAAATTCAACGGTTCTGATGGCCGGATTTGGCCAGAATCAAACCTCGGGATGGGTACAGGCTATGTTGAAGTGGATAGAGGAATTATTCCCAGACGTTAGCCCTGCTGTTACTTTGAACATTGCTTCTCAAAAAGATTGGACAAACGAATGCCAAATTTCCCGCAGATTCAAACAAACTGTAGGCTATTCCTAATGTCAACTATGTATTTCTGCCAGTTATTATAGGCCTACAATTGGAATCGTCTACAGTCCCAATCGCAACATATCCAGCAGTTTAACACACGGATTTTGTTCAAGCTCAACGTTTAACAGAAgatgatcataaaaaaacaCTTCGGAGGTTTTAAGAAACACATGCGAAAGCAAATCACCATCTCTTTCCGGAGCAGTGCCAGAGCCGCGTCGAGATTGGCCGGCTTGTTGGTCAGAAAATGGTCGGTGTTGTTTCGCCCTCGGCTCAGGTCATCTTGGATCATGGTTTTCTTCACATACATTCTCTCCATGTCTCGCCAAGAGCCACCGCTCGAGTTCAACAAGCCGCTCAGGCTCTTCGGCAGGGGCGGCAGACCGTCGATACAGGCCATGCCGCCCACCGTACCATTCGCCGATTTACCATTCATCGTTTTTTTACGCTTATAAACGGGGGGACCGGACAAAACAAGCACTTCCCACGGATAACCGCGTTTCTAATCGTTAAAATATATCAATGTAAAACCATCTCCTGCGCAAAAAAAACGGAACGACGGCGGTTTTCCCCTCGCCCAGAAAAGCCCAGGCAGTAATCTGGAGGTGTAGCTAAATCCACTTCCTGTCCTTTTAACACTGTGGCTGAGTGGGCGTGTCCCCGTGACGAGCATGGACGGCTGGGCGATGATTGAATATTCATAACTTTTTTGACAGATTTAAAAACGATAGTCAATAGTTGAGGGCAATTTTAAAAGTTTTCTTGTCACAGCTAGGTTATAGCCTTATGTGTCTCGTATTTGGCAACATATCGACATGTAATAAAAGCTTATTACAACAGAATTTTACCAGGACCATGGCAATATTTGTATGATTTACATCTCCTGTAACAATAATTACATATGCTACTATTGATGGTATAACGGTTAGGCTGAAAGATACTCTTTATTTGTGGTAGTGCAGGCCTACTGGGGAGGTCAACATGAGAGTGTTTCACAGTAACAATAGTGTCACAGAACTGACAGATGGTGGGCTTTACCCCCAAACTGGGGGTCTGCCACCCCCAGCCGTGGCCTGTCACAACATAACGCAACCTTGAAATAAAGGCACAATGGCAACACGCGCACCCCACACAACAGAAGACCATTTgatttgccacacacacacacacacacgcgcaaacacacacacacacacacacacacacacacatacagacacactcacacaaaacacacagaaattgCAGATTAATTGATTTTATCCAATTACATATTGTtaaagtcaaataaaacataacataaaaataaatatgcatcgATATGCCTTAATTAAATGGCAATCAAAATGTACAAGCAAGCAAGCAAATTGCCTTGCAGGAAATGTTACAAAAAGGAGGAGTCATGTAGACGAGTATCCATCTGCTGTTTACAGTGAGGGAGATCAAACACACCACTGTGGAAATGAAGGGCGGAGCACCAGTGATCACATCCCGGTCGAGCTGTGTTCTGAGCCATGGTTCAGATCAGGGGATTAGATGCATGATTGTACcccctggggagaggggggcggggggaaccAGATAGGATAGACCATTTAGGGGCTTTTGTTAATCAGACCTGTGGCTCAACTGTCTGCCTTGCTAAAAGAGACAATTAAGTCACTCATTGAGTGTAGGCTGGTTTATCGTAGCCCAAAATATATCAGCTCTGTGTGAAATTACTGAATAATTTGCTTGGTAAAAAACATCATTACTGACTAACATTTCCTCAGTTTTTCAGCCATCTGAAATAGGAATTGTAACCTTTTTAATGTATGTGTAATGGGTAACCTTTTATAAAAGATAAATGTACCAAGATAAAGTTGTAATGTTTATGTATTTGCCTGCTTGTGTATTTGCCTGCTTGTGGAACACTGGTGTTCTGGAGCATAGACTTGGGATGGTCACAGAAATAAAGACAGCGATAGTGACCAGCTGCCGAGTCACTGTCCCAGTTGTTGTATCTTTTTCCATTGTttgttccttccttccttcctttcttccccTAACTTCTAGGGAGAAGTACGGCAAAGCCAAGATGGCTTTGTTTTCCCCAGCAAACACAGGAAGGCATTGCAGCTCTGGCAGACTTAATAAACACGCCAGTCccaatctttttttttgggaACCACACATGTGTTTAACCTGCTATTACTCCAGCATCAAAGGAGTCCATTATGAATGCATGCCTCCACCTCACCATGCCCTAAAATCTTAAGATCAGAAGTCTATAGATTGGAACATCTAAATCATGTACCATGGAAGGAAGGGCAAGAGGAAGTGGTTTTTCGTGATTCAAGAATGGATATTAATAATGGGCTTTCACGTGCTTAACTAATTTGTGTTACCACCCAATCACACAGAGCCAAGTGTTGGGAACATGGCATGTCCATCAGTCTGTCTGTTATGTTGAGCCTGCCTCTCTAAGACACTCTTCCACCCATTTGTCCTGCCCATTCTCTGATTCTTACCCTTGACTCTAACCCCCCCGCATCCAACCCTTCCTAAAGTCTGGACGCCCTAGTCACCAGCTGTCCTTAACATCAATCTTCCTCCATTATCCATCACTCCCCCTTTCTGTTTTGTCCCTAGTCCCCGAATTCCCTTTGGCAGATGTCCCCATTGATTCCAAACCTGAAGAAATAACACTTGAAAGACACTTGAAGATCTAGCACATTTGGTGGCTAGTGCACAGCCCGGTCTGGTTCTTAAATTAAGTAAATGAAAAATGTAGGGTCAAATCTTCGAATTCTTGTATCCAATTTTCAAAAAAGGGAAAAAGTGTTCTGAAAAAATGGCAGAATGAGTATAGTGAATAAAGCTTATTAACAAAACCTTCCCTGTAAGGGCAATTGTTATAAGTGGTGACACAGAATCCAGTTCCATATATGTATGGCCATGTTACGTTCAACGCAAGGTTCTTCCACAAAAtagaatacattttaaaaataaataggtGGGTTAATCATATCCATGcaaagaaaaaaagtttaaaacaaACTTTTATTTGCTTAGGAATTCAATAGATCTAAAAATATGTATTGCAAAACAACATATAATAAGTAGCATTCAAATCCTCTGTAGCAATGCAATAATTTGCCCTCCACAAAAAAGAGTGAGGAGAATTTCCACTATAAAACCTTTTAACCACATAGTAACATTTTAAATACTTTAAATGGGAATGATTAAATTCAACTGGCACATCCTCATTCATTGCCCATCAAGGTCAGATGCACACGCCCTTGCGAATGCTTGCCAAAGCAGAATGCACTGGGAATTCTTATGGGCAAAGGAAGCGGATACCATAGCTGGCCCGGTTGAAATGTGATAGCACCAAAATGAGCAGTGAAACATCCCCTTTGCCGGCTACAGATCAGCAAATCTATGAGAATGGCAGTCCCAACACTCCTTTTAACCGTTAAGAGAGGTAGATATAGTTTGCGCTACAGCAGAGGCtgaattatatataatatattttccgTTATTTAGTTCCAATCGAGGCATGAACTTTGGAAGACATTGATTTTTAATCTGGTGCTATCTCTTAGCCATAATATTATTATAGGAGGCATCAATGAACTGAAGATTATTTGGTTGTAAGGCTAAAGACACAGTCTTTCAGAACAGCACTCAAGTTGTAGTTAACAAAGGCAATCTCTTCAttttaatacaattaaataaaagcaCAAACTAAAACAATCCCAAACGCAAAAATGGTGTGCCTATACGCCTTATTATTACTAGCACTCTTATGAAGTACCTCTCTACTTCATTAAGAGCTTACCTGCAGTAGAACCAAAATGGTTCTACGGCAACTCCCTGAATGAAACAGTTGGTCAAGAACAAAGAATCTGCCAACTTGTATTTTTACTCATCGGAAGTCAGGAGTGATACAACAATGTATCAACATTCTGTCCACATTCTGTCCACATTCACCGCCCTCCTTAACAAAGACAGGAGTCGAGATGCTCATTGATCTTGGACTCCTGTACCTTTACTTGGCACACAGGGCAGCTGACCATCAGCGGTagagggacagaggaggaagagctggTGTTAGGCAGTGCAGTGGACGAGGACGACGCAGCAGAAGACGACGGTAAGTGTGACGAGGAAGTGGTGCCGGTGCTGCTGGTTACTGTGGCAGTGGCAGTTTTTTGGTGCTCTCCAGAGGAACCGGACGCAGCGGAGGCCCCGCTTCCCGTTACCCTCGCCTGGCCATGGGGTAACCCCGAGCCTCCAGCCTTTTTGCTGAAGAAGTCTAAGAGATTAGGAGTGCCAGCGCGCTCGTCCCACGACCTCTTCCTGGAGGGGACTGCAGAAACGGAGGCAGCTCCAGCCGCACCCTGACTGCCAAAATACTTGGACTGGCTCGGTTTGGTAGGGCTCGGTTTTGACATTGTGGGAGCACCGGATGGATACTTTGAGAGGGTAGATGGAGGATTGACCTGTTGTCTGGATGATGAGGGAGTTTTTCCATTGCTGTCTGTTAAGGGCTTCGGGCTCTCAGTTATGCTGAAACTATCAAAAAGCTCTTTCACAGACTTCTGCTTAGCATTTAGAATGTGTCCTCCGGGGGTGTGTTGCTTGGCGGACCCTGGTCCAACGTTGCCACGGTTAGGTTTGGGTACTCTAACCGGCGAGCCATTGATGCTGACAAAGTACTTGGTGTTGCCCACAGAGTGCTTTGTGGGCGGCTTATTTAGGGGCAAGGTGCCAGAACTGTTCTTGCCCAGAGAATCCAGAAAGGCATCCGTGGGAGAGCCAAGTTTGTTTCGGGGTGGAGGTGAGAATGGGGGTCGTTTGGGAGAGGAAACAGGGCTAGGGAAAGGTCTTTTCCAAACAGGCTCTGGTGATTTTGGAGAAGAGGAGGGCTGTGACCCCCCGAGAAGAACGCCCTTCCCACTAAATGGGATCATGTCTCTGATGTCCTGCGACCCGGAACCTGAAGGTTTAGAATACAAaagaccaaaataaattatagattttttttaccaaataCCTACAGTATTTAGCAACACAGCAAAAATGTGTGAAATAAAGTAGAAGGTTAGGTTTTGAAGAGTTTACTCACTGGCTGTGGTTGTGCTAGATGGTTTTGCGTTCCCCACTGGCTTTTTCCCCTCTGCCATCTTATCCTTGCCAGACTGTGCCTTTCCAGACTCTGCCTTGCCTTTCTTCTTCCCGTAGCCTTCGGGCTCCTTCACCTTGTTGTAAGTCCCACCACAGGTCCTCTGGTGATCTCCCCACCAGGGGTCGTTGGCCGACGGGGCCCGGTTCATGGCCCTCTTCACGAATCCAAAGTAAGGCTTTCGATGCTGGCAGGGGCCATCGCATTTCCACCAGTGTTGCCGATACAGGTCGACCTCGTCGGTGAAGCTGTGGTAGACCTGGCCAGATGGGAGAGAGATggtgaatacaaataaaaaaaagagtgaaGGTGAAATTACTAAAACAATGGCTGCTGGTAAATAGAGACCTTTATAAAGGCAGTAAAGGCCAGAGGGTCAAAtggatttgtttgtgtgtcatacATGTCGATAGACTTCCTAGACTGTGCTAAACAAGGCCCCAGATATTACACTCCAAAGGATGAttgaataattgtaatacattaATTAAAACAACCTGACCTCAGACAATCGAAATCAAATAGAATCAGTGTGACTCTATTTAAATGCTGATGATCTTTCAATGAGTAGAAAGTCTTTCCATTGAAAAGGTTAACACAGTTCCTACACACCATTAAAATATGTTgttactgggtgtgtgtgtgtgtatacagttgGCTACCTGATGAGCCAGCTGTGACTAGTCCACTTCTTGGACGTCATTTATAGAATTGTTGATATACTTTTCATGTTGAATCTATGCCTTATATTTGGTATTCTCTCCCACAACACCACTCATTAGCTTTTTTTGTGAACAGATATTGCGAGGGATTGAAAACAGTTTACAATAGCAACACACAGTTATTTTGGTCCCAGTGGCTGTGTTGATCCTTTCCATGTGCTTGCAGAACTCAGGCCCatgtccatctctgtctctgttgttcTGGGTCACAAACAGCAGCGCATGGATCATCTCATGGAGGAGAGTCTGGTGGGGGGGAATTGAGGGTGAAATATTGTGTATGTTTACATAGAGCGTCCCTTGATATAGTGACATCCATATTGCTATTCATCCAATACCAGATGACTCAATAGAAAATTGACCAAaccaccacagcagcagagGAAGCTTTCAAAATACACATATGGCAAATACCAATTTGCTGTGTACAACAGTATAATTATGGTCTCATAGTCATAACTAAGAGCTGTGAGGTAGAATTCGAGGCCTTGACTGCTTATGTGATGCATTTGCTACGTTTTTTTCTCCCAATATTATGGAAATGCAAAGTGtgcaaataataaaacacatcatGCAATTACCTGCACCAGGTCCCGCCTGGGTCTGAGCTTCAATAGCGGCTCACTGAGTCTAATTGAACACAGTCCACCGCGGCCCTCGTAagaacacacacctgcacaactGGACAGAACAAACACAATGCGCACAAATACAATTATGTAGACAATATCGGTTACTGCTTCTTGTCAACAAGCTATTACTATTTCATAATTTGCTAAATCAGGGAAATACATGCTTCATTCTGATTGTACGTGTGTGAACAGAAAATGTATAGTATTTGATCAATGGTCATTTACAGTGTCATTCTTGGGCTCCATTTGACCTCGACTCCACTGAGTTTGCCCTCGAAGAACATGGCATTGAACTCCAAAAACATAGCTCGAACATCAGGGCTGGGGTCCAAGATCTCCCAGGACTCATCCACGATGGACATCGGCCTTTCCACTCGGTTTGTCCAGGGAATACCATTACCCCCCGattctatttttctttttttactacTTTGCTCAACGCTATTCTCTTCAAAGTTCGTTGGTGATAATAAGGAGGATTCATATTCGTTGTCGAACTGTTCCTGCAGCTGCAGAGCAACCATAAAGTCTTCGTCCATGTTGAAATAGATGTCAGTGTCAGGGATGGCCAGAACAATGAGTATAGCTAGCTCGCAAAGGTTAACGTTACATCACTATGCGCTGGTAGACGATGATAAAAGTAATTCTTCCATGAAAACGACGACATGAAAAGGGGTGAATATATAGTTAACAGTAAGAGCAGGAGCCAAATTCTTTCAGACCGTTCTCTGTTGACGTTTCGCTTTGTGGTTGCACTCATAGACATCTTGGTTGCACTGGTCCGAAAAGGACGCTAGGAAACGTAGTTCATTCCGGAGTTTTAATCCATTAACACATTCAATCATTGCATAATAACAAGTTATATGGACTATACTATCCAGTACACAGTTAAAGGCAGAGGCATGAATATATATTATCGTGAATTATTCACAATTATTATAGGTATAAAATAGCTTTAATCAAAAGCAATATTTGCTTTGGAGACGTGTATGGTCGGCCAACTATTTTCTGTAACTCGTGACGTTTCAAGGCGTCAACCTTGTTGTAGCTTCCTGTTTGGGTTGCAAGCTGACGGGAGCTAGCTTGATTTACAATTGATTGTATACAGCCCCTACATCGTACAAGTAAAGAAGGCATCGGTTTAAAAATGTCAGAAACTGGAAGTCGGCTGCGAAAGCAGTTGGAATCTGCTAATTTTGATCCGCAGAACTACGTCAAGCAGCTGTCACAGCAATCAGATGGCGACAGGGATTTGCAGGAACATCGTCAAAAAATACAGACATTGGCCGATGAAACGGCGCAAAACCTGAAGAAAAATGTCTATAAGAATTACAGGCAGTTTATTGAGACGGCCAAAGAAATCTCCTACTTGGAGAGTGAGATGTACCAGCTCAGTCATATTCTTACAGAGCAGAAGAGCATAATGGAGAGCATCACACAGGCCTTGTTGTCAACAGACAAGGATGAAACTTCAAAAGAGATGCTAGCCGCCTTCCCAAAGGAAACAGAAGAAGTAAAGCAGAGGACTCTGACGTCACTACTAGAGAAAGTCGAGGGGGGTAAGAACATCATGGACACCCCGGGAAGGCACTTGGTGTACAATGGGGACCTTGCTGAATTTGATGTTGAAAACATGAACCCAGTCCAGAGAGTGCATGCTTTTCTAATGAACGACTGCCTGCTTATTGCCACCTGGCTGCCCAATCGCCGGGGTACGGTGAAGTATAAATACAACGCCCTGTATGATTTGGAGAGCTTTGCTGTGGTCAACGTGAAGGAGCACCCGCCCATGAAGGACATGTTTAAGATCCTCATGTTCCCAGACAGCCGCATCTTCCAGGCGGAAAACAGCAAAGTAAAAAAAGAGTGGCTGGAGATTCTGGACGAAACCAAGAAGAACAAAGTCACCAAGGACAAAcgcaagaaggaggaggagatgcccAGCTCCCCACAGCGACCTGAGGTGTCAACCAACCCCTTcgacgacgaggaggaagaCCTGCCCGCCGACTCGGGAGGTGCCGTGGTGGACCTGGGCATGGAGTGGATCCAGGAGCTTCCGGAAGACCTTGATGTGTGCATTGCTCAGCGGGACTTTGAGGGCGCCGTGGACCTGCTGGACAAACTGAACGAGTACCTCCGCGACCAACCCGTCACACAGAGCGTCAAGGAGCTCAGGGGCAAGGTGGAGGAGCGCGTACGTCAGCTGACGGAGGTGCTGGTGTTTGAGCTGTCCCCGGACCGGTCGCTCCGTGGCGGACCCAAGGCCACCCGCCGGGCCGTGTCCCAGCTGGTCAGACTAGGTCAGTGGCTGTCTTATGAGTCCAGCTCTAGCCTTGAATAATTATCTTACAAATGGCTAGTATTCATTATGGCTGATTCATTTTCGTGAATGACAATTTAGTCTCTTTAAAGGGTACATATAAGTGGTTGGTGCTTTTGAAATCCACCATTGTGTATTTGTAACCCCAACCCACTTCAAATGACCCATTTACATAATCTCATAAAATACTTAATGAGTCAAAAAGCAATCCTTCTACTGTTAAACAAGTGAAAACATGCGCGCACATCAGAACTTTGTGTTTCAAAGGAACTTTTAACAATTAATGACCTGTATGCTCTTatccccccgacccccccctccaggccaaTCCACCAAGGCTTGCGAGCTGTTCCTGAAGAACCGCGCGGCGGCCGTGCAGACAGCCATACGCCAGCTGCGCATCGAGGGCGCCACCCTGCTCTACATCCACAAGCTGTGCAACATCTTCTTCACCAGCCTGCTGGAGACCGCCAAGGAGTTTGAGATGGACTTCGCCGGAAACACGGGCTGCTACTCAGCGTTCGTGGTCTGGTCCCGCTCGGCCATGAGAATGTTCGTCAGTGCCTTCAGCAAGCAGGTGTGTGGGCGGTCGAGGAGGAAACgccatgtgtgtgcattggcgGAGAGAGAGGATTTCGTCACTGAAACTTAATTTGGTTCTGGTGTGACACGTATGGTCCGGAGGTGGCTGGAACAATTTTGGCTTGAATTTCCCTTTACCTTCTATGGTGGTTTTGAGCCATATTGATCCTCAGTTAGCAGGATGTGTTTATCTAACAAAATGTGAACATTGCTTAATTTGTTGTTGGTCCTAAACACCTAAATGGGCTGCTGAAACAgggtttattttcttaatttttgCACAATAGGCTTCACAATGGGCTCTCAATAAGGCCACGGTTAGTGTCATTGTATTTTATCTTTCATTTTATCACGAGAGCCTTTGGAATTAAAGATCCATTTCGCCAactaataacaaataaaaagtGTAAAActaatcgggggggggggggaagtatatcaatcatattaaaaaaaattcactGGCAAAGTCCATCCTAAAAGCGGTTACAGGCTAAGGAGGCCACCTCTAGGCAAGTGGCCCTTCCCCCTGTTCTCCCACCAAACTGCCCTTATAATACTCTCTGACGAGTGACTTTGTCATTTCCAGGTGTTTGACAGCCAGGAGAGCCTGACGACAGCGGCGGAGTGCGTAAAGGTGGCCAAGGAGCACTGCAAGCAGCTGAGCGACATTGGCCTGGACCTGAGCTTCACGCTGCAGTCCatgctggtgaaggacgtcaaGACGGCCCTGCTCAGCTACAAGGACATCATCATCGAGGCCACCAAGCACCGCAACTCTGAGGAGATGTGGCGGCGTATGAACCTCATGACCCCAGAGGCCCTGGCCAAACTAAAGGTAGAGTCCAGCTTGGGTTTTTTGAGTGCCTCTctgtgtggctgtttgtgttAAGGACTCGCTGATAAAGCAACGTATTGTTGGAGGGCGGATTAACTAAGGGCTTACGATCGCATCCTAGATAAATTTGATGAATTGGTACACAATGTACATTATTTTCTTATTCTTCTATATATTTTcctctatatttatattaaaatcGATGTTAGATTTACGATTCAATTGTTGGATAAAAAGGCCAAGCAATCGTGTCTCTTCGTTTGTGAGCATCAATTATGTGACCAATAAAATAATGAGCGTAATCAGTAGTCATTAATAAAACTAAAGCCGCCAGTAGCACGTACCTGTAACGTACGCTAACCACACGTACCGGGCCTCCCCTCCGCAGGAGGA from Gadus macrocephalus chromosome 21, ASM3116895v1 carries:
- the exoc8 gene encoding exocyst complex component 8, which translates into the protein MSETGSRLRKQLESANFDPQNYVKQLSQQSDGDRDLQEHRQKIQTLADETAQNLKKNVYKNYRQFIETAKEISYLESEMYQLSHILTEQKSIMESITQALLSTDKDETSKEMLAAFPKETEEVKQRTLTSLLEKVEGGKNIMDTPGRHLVYNGDLAEFDVENMNPVQRVHAFLMNDCLLIATWLPNRRGTVKYKYNALYDLESFAVVNVKEHPPMKDMFKILMFPDSRIFQAENSKVKKEWLEILDETKKNKVTKDKRKKEEEMPSSPQRPEVSTNPFDDEEEDLPADSGGAVVDLGMEWIQELPEDLDVCIAQRDFEGAVDLLDKLNEYLRDQPVTQSVKELRGKVEERVRQLTEVLVFELSPDRSLRGGPKATRRAVSQLVRLGQSTKACELFLKNRAAAVQTAIRQLRIEGATLLYIHKLCNIFFTSLLETAKEFEMDFAGNTGCYSAFVVWSRSAMRMFVSAFSKQVFDSQESLTTAAECVKVAKEHCKQLSDIGLDLSFTLQSMLVKDVKTALLSYKDIIIEATKHRNSEEMWRRMNLMTPEALAKLKEEMRVSGIGDFEQYTGDDCWVNLSYTVVSFTKQMMGFLEEGLKLYVAELHMVLLESLREIILVAVQHVDYSLRCEQDGEKKAFVVHNASFLHDTVLPVVELRFEEAVGKPAKQLQDLRKSTRSLKVNPESTTSLV
- the sprtn gene encoding DNA-dependent metalloprotease SPRTN; protein product: MDEDFMVALQLQEQFDNEYESSLLSPTNFEENSVEQSSKKRKIESGGNGIPWTNRVERPMSIVDESWEILDPSPDVRAMFLEFNAMFFEGKLSGVEVKWSPRMTLCAGVCSYEGRGGLCSIRLSEPLLKLRPRRDLVQTLLHEMIHALLFVTQNNRDRDGHGPEFCKHMERINTATGTKITVYHSFTDEVDLYRQHWWKCDGPCQHRKPYFGFVKRAMNRAPSANDPWWGDHQRTCGGTYNKVKEPEGYGKKKGKAESGKAQSGKDKMAEGKKPVGNAKPSSTTTASSGSQDIRDMIPFSGKGVLLGGSQPSSSPKSPEPVWKRPFPSPVSSPKRPPFSPPPRNKLGSPTDAFLDSLGKNSSGTLPLNKPPTKHSVGNTKYFVSINGSPVRVPKPNRGNVGPGSAKQHTPGGHILNAKQKSVKELFDSFSITESPKPLTDSNGKTPSSSRQQVNPPSTLSKYPSGAPTMSKPSPTKPSQSKYFGSQGAAGAASVSAVPSRKRSWDERAGTPNLLDFFSKKAGGSGLPHGQARVTGSGASAASGSSGEHQKTATATVTSSTGTTSSSHLPSSSAASSSSTALPNTSSSSSVPLPLMVSCPVCQVKVQESKINEHLDSCLC